The genomic interval GGAGAAACTGTTGCGTCACTGTACCCGAATCGCCGAGAACGTCGGACCTGGAGTGCTCACTGACGCTCTTGAAAGCCGTGAAGCGGCGGAGGACATCGTTCTCTGGATTAAGAGCGAGTACGACAACGAATACACGAAACACGACTACCGAACCGCGCTCCGCATCTTCGGGAAGCGCGTCACCGACGATGGCCTCGACGGCGACCCCGACGAACCCCCGGCGTCCATCACATGGGTCCCGTCGGGTACGAGCAGTAGTCACGACCCCGTGCCGGACCCCGCCGATATGCTCGAATGGGAGGCGGACGTGAAGCCGATGATTAAGGCGACGCAGAACGCCCGCGACGCCGCGCTCATCGCCGTCGCCTTCGACGCCGGAGCACGGAGCGGCGAGCTTCAAGACCTCACCGTCGGGAACGTGAACGACCACGAGCATGGTCTTCAAATCATGGTTGACGGGAAACAGGGACAGCGGTCCGTCCCACTCATCCCGAGCGTCCCGTATCTTCGGCAGTGGCTGTACGGGCGGGGCGGGAGTGCGCACCCCGCACCCGACGACTCGAACGCCCCGCTGTGGTCGAAGTTGAGCGCGTCCGACCCGCTCACCTACCGCCGGTTCCGCGACATCTTTAAGAATGCGGCGGAGCGCGCGGGCGTCACGAAACCGAACGACCCGACGAACTTCCGAAAGTCGAGCGCGACGTTCCTCGCCCGGCAGGACATGAGTCAGGCGTACATCGAAGACCGACAGGGCCGGGTACGGGGAAGCGACGCGACAGCGCACTACGTCGCTCGCTTCGGCGGCGAGAGCGATACCGAGTACGCGAAACTTCACGGCGTCGAGGTCGAGGAAGACGACGCCGAACCGTTCGGTCCCGTCGAATGTCCCCGGTGCGGGAAGGACACGCCCCGCGACGAACCGAAGTGCGTGTGGTGCGGACAGGTGCTCGACTACGACGCTATGCCGGAACTCGAAGCTCAACAACGCGAACTCCGGGACGCCGTGTTTCGACTCGCAGGAGAGAACCCGGAGGTGCTTGAGGACGTGAACCGCGCCCGCGACCTCATGACGGTCTTCGAGGACAACCCCGACCTTTTCGAGGACGCACAAGGGTTCGTCGAGGCGCTGTCCGACGGATAGAGTCATTCCTCGTCGGCGTCCCGGAGCTTGTCGAACTCGCGTTGAACCTGCTCGAAGTCGTCAGTCTTTCCGCCGTTTGCGAGCAGGGCGAGCGCGTACCCACGGGCTTCGGTATCGCCGTGAGCGAGCATCCGACCGAGCAGGTCACGGTTCTCCGCGACGAACTCCTGAACCTCCTCAGGGTCGTCGGCAGTCATGTCGTCTCACCATCTCGACGGAAAGTGTATGAGCTGCCGTTGCCGAACGTGCGCCACAGCCGCACCACCTCTCCTCTGCCAGGTCTGTCGCGTGACCGTTCAAATCGCCGTTCGCACACGGTCGTTTCGTGGCTAGATGGGGCACGTGCAACCCTCATTGTTATCTCTCGAAACCCGCGGTTTCGGCCTGCTCGGGGTCGTACTGCTCCGCCATTTTTCGGATAAGAGAATCATACGTTTCAGCCCCTCTCTTGAGAGGTATCACGACTTCCTCCCGCGTCGAAACCCGAAGTGGAATCGCTGTCTTCGCGTCGTATCCCGAATCAGATTCGGACATGTCGGTTC from Halococcus agarilyticus carries:
- a CDS encoding site-specific integrase; translation: MTDPVRMLDALKRQIRGNLDELEDHEEPRDVNDRDRDALLEFDRRMQLLDSKYGDYRREKLLRHCTRIAENVGPGVLTDALESREAAEDIVLWIKSEYDNEYTKHDYRTALRIFGKRVTDDGLDGDPDEPPASITWVPSGTSSSHDPVPDPADMLEWEADVKPMIKATQNARDAALIAVAFDAGARSGELQDLTVGNVNDHEHGLQIMVDGKQGQRSVPLIPSVPYLRQWLYGRGGSAHPAPDDSNAPLWSKLSASDPLTYRRFRDIFKNAAERAGVTKPNDPTNFRKSSATFLARQDMSQAYIEDRQGRVRGSDATAHYVARFGGESDTEYAKLHGVEVEEDDAEPFGPVECPRCGKDTPRDEPKCVWCGQVLDYDAMPELEAQQRELRDAVFRLAGENPEVLEDVNRARDLMTVFEDNPDLFEDAQGFVEALSDG